One Triticum dicoccoides isolate Atlit2015 ecotype Zavitan chromosome 4B, WEW_v2.0, whole genome shotgun sequence genomic window carries:
- the LOC119294160 gene encoding cytochrome P450 86B1-like: MSSGVLLSAMGMGMDWLFVLQLLMSAVCLLVLLLRYRAVKPEKTRRRRSPGLTQWPIVGIIPAIVSNIHRIFEGVTGMLALSGLNYQCRFWFAGFRYFITCDPANVRHIFTSNFENYPKGDVFAQMFDILGGGIFNSDGERWRSQRTKAQMLMTTPRYRAFVAQSSLDKAEQSVLPFLAHVAHSDTTCDLQDVFTRWSFNTTCNLVFGVDPGCLAIGLPDVPFARAMDDVLRTVFVRHIMPVTCWKMMRRLDVGHERKNAAARRTADEFVAATIASRRAAYNKQGADKSAADLLSSFICDEEIAGDPDADVYIRDMTMNLLVAGRDATSSALSWFSYLIATNPRVEKKLLEELAPIAARKPVGPNGMVAFEAGELKNLLYLHAAVCECLRLYPSLPVETKAVAAHDVLPSGHEVRPGDKILVFNYSMGRMKRVWGADCREFRPERWISEDGKLRYVPSNKFVAFNSGPRTCLGKEMVLVQMKVTVAAVAWNFAVEVVPGHVVEPKLSIILHMKNGLLVRVKRRSGNPAMIGKQQ, encoded by the coding sequence ATGTCTAGTGGTGTGCTGCTCTCCGCCATGGGCATGGGCATGGATTGGCTCTTCGTCTTGCAGCTTCTCATGTCGGCCGTCTGCCTCCTCGTGCTACTGCTTCGTTATCGCGCCGTGAAACCCGAGAAAACGCGACGACGGCGCTCCCCCGGGCTCACCCAGTGGCCGATCGTCGGCATCATCCCGGCCATCGTCTCCAACATCCACCGGATCTTCGAGGGCGTCACCGGCATGCTGGCCCTCTCCGGCCTCAACTACCAGTGCCGCTTCTGGTTCGCCGGCTTCCGCTACTTCATCACCTGCGACCCGGCCAACGTCCGCCACATCTTCACCTCCAACTTCGAGAACTACCCCAAGGGCGACGTGTTCGCGCAGATGTTCGACATCCTCGGCGGCGGCATCTTCAACTCCGACGGCGAACGCTGGCGGAGTCAGAGGACGAAGGCCCAGATGCTCATGACCACCCCGCGGTACCGCGCGTTCGTGGCGCAGTCCAGCCTCGACAAGGCGGAGCAGAGCGTGCTCCCGTTCCTCGCCCACGTCGCCCACTCCGACACGACGTGCGACCTGCAGGACGTGTTCACGCGCTGGTCCTTCAACACGACCTGCAACCTCGTCTTCGGCGTCGACCCCGGGTGCCTGGCCATCGGCCTGCCGGACGTGCCGTTCGCGCGCGCCATGGACGACGTGCTGCGCACCGTCTTCGTCCGGCACATCATGCCGGTGACGTGCTGGAAGATGATGCGCAGGCTGGACGTCGGCCATGAGAGGAAGAACGCCGCCGCGCGCCGCACGGCCGACGAATTCGTGGCGGCCACCATTGCTAGCCGCAGAGCCGCCTACAACAAGCAGGGCGCGGACAAGTCGGCGGCCGACCTGCTGTCCTCCTTCATCTGCGACGAGGAGATCGCGGGCGACCCGGATGCGGACGTGTACATCAGGGACATGACGATGAACCTCCTGGTCGCCGGCCGCGACGCCACCAGCTCCGCCCTCTCGTGGTTCTCCTACCTCATCGCCACGAACCCGCGGGTAGAGAAAAAGCTCCTGGAGGAGCTGGCCCCCATAGCTGCCCGAAAACCCGTCGGACCCAACGGCATGGTGGCCTTCGAGGCGGGGGAGCTGAAGAACCTGCTCTACTTGCACGCGGCGGTGTGCGAGTGCCTCCGCCTCTACCCGTCGCTGCCGGTGGAGACAAAGGCGGTCGCCGCCCACGACGTGCTGCCGAGCGGGCACGAGGTGAGGCCCGGGGACAAGATCCTGGTGTTCAACTACTCCATGGGGAGGATGAAGCGGGTGTGGGGCGCCGACTGCCGGGAGTTCCGGCCGGAGCGGTGGATCTCCGAGGACGGCAAGCTGCGGTACGTGCCGTCCAACAAGTTCGTGGCCTTCAACTCGGGCCCCAGGACGTGCCTCGggaaggagatggtgctggtgcagATGAAGGTGACGGTGGCGGCCGTGGCGTGGAACTTCGCCGTGGAGGTGGTGCCCGGGCACGTCGTGGAGCCCAAGCTCTCCATCATACTCCACATGAAGAACGGCCTCCTCGTCAGGGTCAAGAGAAGATCGGGTAATCCAGCCATGATCGGCAAGCAGCAGTAA